From Nicotiana tabacum cultivar K326 chromosome 22, ASM71507v2, whole genome shotgun sequence, one genomic window encodes:
- the LOC142176312 gene encoding uncharacterized protein LOC142176312 yields the protein MYKDALLEEWETCNAIIHSWIMNSVSKDLLSEIIYASDAHAVWEDLKERFDKVNRVRIFQLHRSISRLSQGSDSVSVYPTKLKELWAEYDVLVPFLDCDCPRSKEHMIHLHQQRVMQFLDGLNDTYEQARRQILIKTTEPTLNQAYALIIQDESQQSMGSVSMADKGDPLAMQAGRGQGYRGKKQFLQCDHCCMKGHTKENYFKIIGYPEDFKGRKPFQPRGTLTAANHAEGSTTQPSQATTQSKGDYFFTETQYQQILGLLNNKDSPSEVTTQANNAGDVTALSSNVEALNELKDRWIALSSNVEALNELKDRWIVDSGATHHISSILDLMSDVSKITDKGREKVTLPNRGCAKIEHIESSFLSVIDKLKDVLHVPDFNFNLMSVSKLTRDLSCAIIFLPELCMFQDLYNGKVKGIGKEDEGLYVLKGR from the coding sequence ATGTACAAGGATGCTCTTCTGGAGGAATGGGAGACTTGTAATGCGATAATACATTCCTGGATAATGAACTCTGTTTCGAAGGACCTGCTTAGTGAAATCATCTATGCATCGGATGCACATGCAGTCTGGGAGGACCTTAAGGAGCGTTTTGATAAGGTGAATCGAGTACGTATTTTTCAATTGCACAGATCGATCTCAAGATTATCACAAGGATCAGACTCTGTATCTGTCTATCCtactaagttgaaggagttatgGGCTGAATATGATGTTCTAGTGCCATTTCTAGACTGTGATTGTCCTAGATCTAAGGAACACATGATTCATTTGCATCAACAAAGGGTGATGCAATTTTTGGATGGGCTAAATGATACCTATGAGCAAGCTCGTCgacaaattttaattaaaactaCTGAACCAACTCTTAATCAAGCATATGCACTAATCATTCAAGATGAAAGTCAGCAATCGATGGGAAGTGTTTCTATGGCTGATAAAGGAGATCCATTAGCTATGCAAGCTGGTAGAGGACAGGGATACAGAGGAAAGAAACAATTTCTACAATGTGACCATTGTTGTATGAAAGGCCAtacaaaagaaaattattttaaaatcattGGCTATCCTGAAGActttaagggaagaaaacctttTCAACCTAGAGGAACACTTACTGCAGCTAACCATGCAGAAGGATCAACAACTCAACCTTCACAAGCAACAACACAGTCTAAGGGAGACTACTTCTTCACAGAAactcaatatcaacaaattcTGGGATTGCTCAACAACAAAGACTCACCAAGTGAAGTTACAACTCAGGCTAATAATGCAGGTGATGTTACTGCACTATCCTCTAATGTAGAAGCTTTGAATGAACTGAAAGATAGATGGATTGCACTATCCTCTAATGTAGAAGCTTTGAATGAGCTGAAAGATAGATGGATTGTGGATTCAGGAGCCACACACCACATATCCTCTATATTAGACTTGATGAGTGATGTGAGTAAAATAACTGATAAGGGAAGGGAAAAGGTTACACTTCCAAATAGAGGTTGTGCAAAAATAGAACATATTGAGAGCTCTTTTCTGTCAGTTATTGATAAACTGAAAGATGTGCTTCATGTGCCTGATTTTAATTTCAACCTAATGTCAGTGTCCAAACTAACCAGAGATCTGAGTTGTGCTATCATATTTTTACCTGAACTGTGTATGTTTCAAGATCTTTACAATGGCAaggtgaaggggattggtaaGGAAGATGAAGGATTATATGTGCTGAAGGGAAGATGA
- the LOC142176311 gene encoding uncharacterized protein LOC142176311 yields MLEDTRIKTMNLLREHEEKVRSWRYDFGPKCMDLYNEYLQIAQTACEVNANGQNDYEVTEGSDKHCVNLVVKKCTCRSWDLTGIPCPHAIRAILHDSGDPMTEINWWYSKEAFLLTYRHKIQPVRGEKF; encoded by the coding sequence ATGCTAGAGGACACCAGAATCAAGACCATGAACTTGTTAAGAGAACATGAAGAAAAAGTTAGGAGCTGGAGATATGATTTCGGTCCAAAATGCATGGACTTGTATAATGAGTACCTGCAGATTGCACAAACTGCTTGTGAAGTAAATGCAAATGGTCAAAATGACTATGAAGTAACAGAAGGATCTGACAAGCATTGTGTTAATTTGGTTGTGAAGAAGTGCACTTGCAGGTCATGGGACCTTACAGGAATCCCATGTCCACATGCTATTAGAGCTATACTTCATGACTCTGGTGATCCAATGACTGAAATCAACTGGTGGTATAGCAAGGAGGCATTTCTGCTGACTTATAGGCACAAAATACAGCCTGTCAGGGGAGAAAAGTTTTGA